Proteins co-encoded in one Parascardovia denticolens DSM 10105 = JCM 12538 genomic window:
- a CDS encoding zinc ribbon domain-containing protein — MNEKEQWVAAFQEAMGRNPSPREFMDGKAAGFSLDSLPASTPQAFDESVDRVEGGSKVENVESDGQAEAQTGRMPVEEAQTGRVDEPTGRILTPQSATQAETTVLPPVTAPAVQTAPAPAVMPARIPPQNQAASASATATSATATKKKMPVWGKVLIAVFAFLVVAFIVFYFIGSQYFSRQSVVNRYIEASHQGPQAVLKYQVWADDNRGISPADLAYADQGKIQMPTQKEVFEGSAMRNVGHTLLIFPDWKVVVKPASATLKTNTSGLDLTINGHKVGTSQSSSYQKIFSHLYPGTYVFAASGKVNNQDINVSTSKDLTAGNQEIRLAVRYISFDVLSNLSDGDLYVGGQKVSTLSDGTGSVTKLPVAESADVYVRKSFADGTSVKTKTTKASDISDGETVYLNAAHILDRDTANDLMTKAHGMLQYYADNQTTASDLDDVFLGGTSNKFYSDVKNNIDLNMTNAKNRKADSITFSDVNVTKVTQTGKNTYKVDFTLKEDFYYSYNSDDDNSGDIIENLTWSANVKYVGGSSSYDENGTAYVSDFRVVSPNGNGKVTHTENTIE; from the coding sequence ATGAACGAGAAAGAACAATGGGTGGCCGCTTTCCAAGAGGCCATGGGGCGCAACCCCTCTCCCCGGGAATTCATGGATGGGAAAGCGGCTGGCTTTTCTCTTGATAGCCTGCCTGCATCCACACCGCAGGCGTTTGACGAAAGCGTTGACCGCGTCGAAGGCGGCAGCAAGGTTGAGAACGTCGAAAGCGACGGGCAAGCCGAGGCTCAGACCGGCAGGATGCCGGTTGAAGAGGCGCAAACGGGAAGGGTTGATGAACCGACCGGGCGAATCCTGACCCCGCAGTCGGCCACTCAGGCGGAGACCACTGTCCTGCCCCCTGTGACCGCCCCAGCAGTCCAAACCGCCCCGGCTCCCGCCGTCATGCCGGCCCGGATTCCTCCGCAAAACCAGGCGGCATCGGCTTCGGCGACGGCAACGTCAGCAACGGCGACGAAGAAAAAGATGCCGGTCTGGGGGAAGGTCCTCATCGCGGTTTTCGCCTTCCTGGTCGTTGCCTTCATTGTCTTCTATTTCATCGGTTCCCAGTATTTCTCCCGTCAATCCGTGGTCAACCGGTACATAGAAGCCAGTCATCAGGGTCCTCAGGCAGTACTCAAATACCAAGTCTGGGCGGACGACAACCGGGGAATCAGCCCAGCCGATTTGGCTTACGCAGATCAGGGCAAGATCCAGATGCCGACCCAGAAGGAAGTCTTCGAAGGTTCCGCCATGCGGAACGTCGGCCATACGCTTCTCATCTTCCCCGACTGGAAAGTAGTGGTCAAGCCCGCTTCGGCCACGCTCAAGACCAATACCTCCGGTCTGGACCTGACCATCAACGGTCACAAGGTGGGAACCTCGCAGTCCTCCTCCTATCAGAAGATCTTCTCCCACCTTTATCCGGGGACTTACGTCTTCGCGGCCAGTGGGAAAGTGAACAACCAGGACATCAACGTGTCCACCAGCAAGGATCTGACTGCCGGCAACCAGGAGATCCGCCTAGCCGTGCGTTATATCAGTTTCGATGTGCTCAGCAACCTGTCTGACGGAGACCTTTATGTGGGCGGCCAGAAGGTGAGCACCCTGTCGGACGGGACCGGGTCCGTTACCAAACTCCCCGTGGCCGAAAGCGCGGACGTCTACGTGCGTAAATCCTTCGCCGATGGGACCAGCGTCAAGACCAAGACGACGAAAGCGTCCGACATCTCCGATGGGGAGACGGTCTATCTGAACGCCGCCCACATCCTGGACAGGGACACGGCCAACGACCTCATGACCAAGGCCCACGGCATGCTCCAGTACTACGCCGATAATCAGACCACGGCCAGCGACTTGGACGACGTCTTCCTGGGAGGGACGAGCAACAAGTTCTATTCCGACGTGAAGAACAACATCGACCTCAACATGACCAATGCCAAGAACCGCAAGGCGGACAGCATCACCTTCAGCGACGTCAACGTCACCAAGGTGACCCAGACCGGCAAGAACACCTATAAGGTCGACTTCACCTTGAAAGAGGATTTCTACTACAGCTACAACTCGGACGATGACAACTCCGGAGACATCATCGAGAATCTGACTTGGTCGGCCAATGTCAAGTACGTGGGAGGAAGCAGCTCGTACGACGAGAACGGCACCGCCTACGTCAGCGACTTCCGGGTCGTCTCCCCGAACGGCAACGGCAAGGTGACCCATACCGAGAACACCATCGAGTAA
- the nrdR gene encoding transcriptional regulator NrdR yields the protein MHCPFCQNPQTKVLDTRVGEDGYAIRRRRECLKCHKRFTTQETIVLSIIKHSGATEPFDRKKVISGVRRACQGRNISDEALNRLGQQVEENLRARGQAEIRSEEVGKAILPPLRDLDVVAYLRFASVYQHFDSLDDYEKEIDSVRRYQEEKRHEGEEQ from the coding sequence ATGCATTGCCCCTTTTGTCAGAACCCTCAGACCAAAGTCCTCGATACGCGCGTCGGCGAGGATGGTTACGCCATCCGCCGCCGGCGCGAGTGTCTGAAATGCCATAAGCGTTTCACTACCCAAGAGACCATCGTCCTGTCCATCATCAAGCATTCGGGGGCCACCGAGCCCTTCGACCGCAAGAAGGTGATCTCAGGCGTCAGGCGGGCCTGTCAGGGGAGGAACATCAGCGATGAGGCCCTCAACCGCTTGGGACAGCAGGTGGAAGAGAACCTGAGGGCCCGGGGCCAAGCGGAGATCAGGTCCGAAGAGGTGGGCAAGGCCATCCTTCCCCCTCTAAGGGACCTGGATGTCGTCGCTTATTTGCGTTTCGCCAGCGTTTACCAGCATTTCGATTCCTTGGACGACTACGAGAAGGAAATCGACTCCGTCCGCCGCTACCAAGAGGAAAAGCGCCATGAAGGGGAAGAGCAGTAA
- a CDS encoding HelD family protein has translation MSDYSDQIQQEQEVVDRAYQRLDDLRSQIKGRLDSVRARGGHGSPTQRSERDSFAVMYEDRLIQLRSVEDRLVFGRIDDVHGNQRHIGRIGLSDERHEPILTDWRADAARPFYEATPENHGDATMRRHITLNLRQVAALEDEVLDIHSQQVSQAHHQGTLTGEGALLASLSSRRTGKMTDIVATIQAEQDKIIRSDLNQAVVVQGGPGTGKTAVALHRAAYLLYTHRRTLERSGVLVVGPSPTFLHYIDQVLPSLGETGVVSRTIGDLIPGLVATAEDDPYTAAIKGSKRMVTMIRNAIAARVRIPSLLPTIPINGVKVPVRRSDLEQAQRNARSSRKPHNQARETFINSMLSLMVNLYRDQLDYIPEQEELDNARATLRLSSALKKTLNTAWLPMSASWMLADMFSKPHRMRQFAPWLKEEEIAQLTRSKDAPFTRSDVALLDEALNLLGPDPREQARQAGKDLDRKREEEYALQSMRIAGVDPSLVNAGDLLDSMSGGDDSSLASRAGNDREWTYGHIVVDEAQELTPMEWRMLIRRCPSRSFTIVGDVAQTSSLAGTRSWARTMNPLFGQGRWTVNELTIDYRNPAQVCDLSSRFASDEGLHVSTVSAARQVPDSVRRIASPRHGFLDAINDQAIEAIHDFVSQDGSGRLAIIVDPQIRDQVEKSLRLALRSSQALGQEEFIRLTSQPDWEAQVRVYGPQEVKGLEFDAVIVANPGLIMENAASRIVAASDLYVALTRPTQRLVIIQTKDDQESIDFAEAETEA, from the coding sequence GTGAGTGACTATTCCGACCAAATCCAGCAGGAACAGGAAGTGGTCGACCGGGCCTACCAGCGCCTGGACGACCTGCGCTCCCAAATCAAGGGACGGCTTGATTCCGTGCGCGCCCGCGGTGGCCACGGCTCCCCCACCCAAAGGTCGGAACGCGACTCTTTCGCCGTCATGTACGAAGACCGGCTCATCCAGCTAAGATCGGTGGAAGACCGGCTGGTCTTCGGCCGCATTGACGACGTCCACGGCAATCAGCGACACATCGGCCGGATCGGCCTGTCGGACGAGAGGCATGAGCCCATTCTGACCGACTGGAGGGCGGATGCGGCCCGGCCCTTTTACGAAGCCACCCCGGAGAACCACGGGGACGCCACCATGCGCCGCCACATCACCCTGAACCTGCGCCAAGTGGCCGCCTTGGAAGACGAGGTGCTGGACATCCATTCCCAGCAAGTCTCCCAAGCCCATCACCAAGGGACCCTGACCGGGGAAGGGGCTCTCCTGGCTTCGCTCAGCTCCCGGCGGACAGGGAAAATGACCGACATCGTCGCCACCATCCAGGCCGAACAGGACAAGATCATCCGTTCCGACCTCAACCAAGCGGTCGTCGTGCAAGGCGGGCCCGGAACCGGGAAAACCGCCGTCGCCCTTCACCGGGCCGCCTATCTGCTCTATACCCACCGGCGCACCTTGGAAAGGTCCGGGGTCCTCGTCGTCGGACCCAGCCCCACCTTCCTCCATTACATCGATCAGGTCCTGCCTTCCTTGGGCGAGACCGGAGTCGTCTCCCGCACCATCGGCGACCTCATCCCCGGCTTGGTGGCGACGGCCGAAGACGACCCTTACACGGCCGCCATCAAGGGGAGCAAACGCATGGTGACCATGATCCGCAACGCCATCGCCGCCCGGGTTCGCATCCCCAGTCTCCTGCCGACCATCCCGATCAACGGGGTCAAGGTCCCCGTCCGCCGCAGCGACCTGGAACAGGCCCAGCGGAACGCCCGCAGCTCCCGGAAGCCGCATAACCAGGCCCGGGAGACCTTCATCAACTCCATGCTCAGCCTCATGGTCAACCTTTACCGGGACCAGCTGGACTACATCCCCGAGCAGGAGGAACTCGACAACGCCCGCGCCACCCTGCGCCTGAGCTCGGCTCTGAAGAAGACCCTCAACACCGCCTGGCTCCCCATGTCCGCCTCATGGATGCTGGCCGACATGTTCTCCAAGCCCCATCGGATGCGGCAGTTCGCTCCTTGGCTCAAAGAAGAGGAGATCGCCCAGCTGACCAGGTCCAAAGACGCCCCCTTCACCCGGTCCGACGTGGCCTTGCTGGACGAGGCCTTGAATCTTTTGGGGCCGGACCCCCGGGAACAAGCCCGGCAGGCCGGAAAGGACCTGGACCGTAAACGCGAGGAGGAATACGCCCTCCAATCCATGCGGATCGCCGGGGTGGACCCCTCCCTGGTGAACGCCGGCGACTTGCTTGACAGCATGTCCGGCGGGGATGATTCCAGTCTGGCCTCCCGGGCCGGCAACGACCGGGAATGGACCTATGGCCATATCGTCGTGGACGAAGCCCAGGAGCTGACCCCGATGGAATGGCGTATGCTGATCCGCCGCTGCCCTTCCCGCTCTTTCACCATCGTCGGGGACGTGGCCCAGACTTCCTCCTTGGCCGGCACCCGCTCTTGGGCGAGGACCATGAACCCCCTCTTCGGCCAAGGCAGGTGGACCGTGAACGAGTTGACCATCGATTACCGCAACCCGGCCCAGGTCTGCGACCTCTCCTCGCGCTTCGCCAGCGATGAGGGGCTCCATGTCTCCACCGTGAGCGCGGCCAGGCAGGTCCCCGATTCGGTCAGGCGGATCGCCTCCCCCCGGCATGGCTTCCTGGATGCCATCAACGATCAGGCGATCGAGGCCATCCATGATTTCGTTTCGCAAGACGGCAGCGGCCGCCTGGCCATCATCGTCGACCCTCAGATCCGCGACCAGGTGGAAAAATCCTTGCGTCTCGCTTTGCGGTCCAGCCAAGCCTTAGGGCAAGAGGAATTCATCCGGCTCACCTCCCAGCCGGATTGGGAAGCGCAGGTCCGGGTCTATGGACCCCAAGAGGTCAAGGGACTGGAATTCGACGCGGTCATCGTGGCTAACCCCGGCCTCATCATGGAGAACGCGGCCTCCCGAATCGTGGCCGCCTCCGACCTCTACGTGGCCCTCACCCGGCCGACCCAAAGGCTGGTCATCATCCAGACCAAAGACGACCAGGAATCGATCGACTTCGCCGAAGCAGAAACAGAAGCATGA
- the mraZ gene encoding division/cell wall cluster transcriptional repressor MraZ, which translates to MADGAVSSPLPALLLGTYAPKIDAKGRVALPAKFRSQLGQGCVLARGQERCIYLLPFGEFRRIAAQIQRTSLSNKAARNYLRVFLSGAVDQEPDKQGRVILPSILRDYAHIDKDIVIIGVGTRAEIWNKADWDAYLAEQEDGYSDIADDVLPEVSF; encoded by the coding sequence ATGGCCGACGGAGCCGTCTCTTCTCCTTTGCCTGCCCTCCTTCTGGGAACCTACGCCCCCAAGATCGACGCCAAGGGGCGGGTGGCCCTTCCTGCCAAATTCCGCTCCCAGCTGGGGCAGGGCTGCGTTTTGGCTCGGGGACAAGAGCGATGCATCTACCTCCTTCCTTTCGGCGAATTCCGCCGCATCGCCGCACAGATCCAGCGGACCAGCCTGAGCAACAAGGCCGCCCGTAATTACCTGCGCGTCTTCCTGTCCGGGGCGGTGGATCAGGAGCCCGACAAGCAGGGCCGGGTGATCCTCCCCTCCATCCTGCGCGATTACGCCCATATAGATAAGGACATCGTGATCATCGGAGTGGGGACCCGGGCCGAGATCTGGAATAAGGCCGATTGGGACGCTTACCTGGCCGAGCAAGAGGACGGATACAGCGACATCGCCGACGACGTCCTGCCGGAGGTGAGCTTCTGA
- the rsmH gene encoding 16S rRNA (cytosine(1402)-N(4))-methyltransferase RsmH, which produces MTDLASIHTPVLLDDCVRLITDGRQAPLIVDCTLGLAGHASAFLQADPQARLIGIDRDQEALTLATERMRDLGLSDRFTPVHAAFDSFSQVLDEQGIKTVDAVFMDLGLSSLQIDENDRGFSYSHDAPLDMRMDPGQSLTARDVLLTYGRQDLARIFREYGQERFAGPIASRLVKAREEGETPRSTGQLVALVDQVIPRAHRAPGNPAKRVFQALRIEVNGELDKLRMTLPQAACRLNLGGCLVVESYHSLEDRITKTFMASGIHADVPAGLPVIPQEAQPFFADLTRGAVKAGQAEAAHNSRSTSVRLRAVELIRPIPEVRKAEMMRSAMKSVRTGEGPRRRGRPKG; this is translated from the coding sequence ATGACCGACCTCGCTTCCATCCACACCCCCGTGCTTTTGGACGACTGCGTCCGTCTGATCACCGACGGTCGCCAAGCCCCCCTGATCGTGGATTGCACCTTGGGCCTGGCCGGGCATGCCAGCGCCTTCCTCCAGGCCGATCCCCAGGCCCGGCTGATCGGCATCGACCGCGACCAGGAGGCTTTGACCCTGGCGACCGAGCGGATGCGCGACCTGGGCCTGTCCGACCGGTTCACCCCGGTCCACGCCGCCTTCGACAGCTTTTCCCAAGTCTTGGATGAGCAGGGAATCAAGACGGTGGACGCGGTCTTCATGGACTTGGGCCTGTCCAGCCTGCAGATCGACGAGAACGACCGGGGTTTCTCCTACAGTCATGACGCTCCTTTGGACATGAGGATGGATCCCGGTCAAAGCCTGACCGCCCGCGACGTCCTGCTTACTTACGGCAGGCAGGACCTGGCCCGGATCTTCCGCGAATACGGGCAGGAGCGTTTCGCCGGCCCCATCGCCTCCCGCTTGGTCAAGGCCAGGGAAGAGGGGGAGACCCCGCGCAGCACGGGGCAATTGGTGGCCTTGGTGGACCAGGTGATTCCCCGGGCCCACCGCGCTCCCGGCAATCCGGCCAAGAGGGTTTTCCAAGCTTTGAGGATCGAAGTCAACGGGGAGTTGGACAAACTGCGGATGACCCTGCCTCAGGCGGCCTGCCGCCTGAACCTGGGCGGCTGTCTGGTGGTGGAGTCCTATCACTCTTTGGAGGACAGGATCACCAAGACCTTCATGGCCTCCGGCATCCATGCCGACGTCCCCGCCGGCCTGCCCGTCATCCCTCAGGAAGCCCAGCCTTTTTTCGCCGACCTGACCCGGGGGGCGGTCAAGGCGGGCCAAGCCGAAGCGGCCCATAATTCCCGGTCCACTTCGGTCAGGCTGAGGGCGGTGGAGCTGATCCGCCCCATCCCTGAAGTCAGGAAGGCCGAAATGATGCGGTCGGCGATGAAGTCCGTGCGAACGGGAGAGGGGCCCCGGCGACGGGGTCGACCGAAGGGCTAA
- a CDS encoding peptidoglycan D,D-transpeptidase FtsI family protein yields the protein MSKKKQPSPFSRKLSRFWETLSADSQDAAYSRTFRRRTVVFGLAIVVLIVALIIRLTFVQLVEGPAIAQDAIQMRTVDYTVQALRGTITDVNGVVMAQSQQRYTIYADQNGARNFQPKKCTGDNKAICHSLDGKPVPGSGPGAVAKMLAPVLKMNVMELGAKLAGVNSYIVLKKNVTPATKRAVDNLHLSGVIGSELTVTRSYPSGATAGAIIGGVNNDDVGVAGVEKMSQDSLKGENGKQVYQRGESGEKIPGTESVTKPAKNGGKVRLTIDRDVQWFVEKSLQDQENKIHAQWGIVVVQEVKTGRILAVADTNQYSAGGPDAILKGSLSMTATFEPGSVGKLITSSGLIQEGFAKGSSRYTVPYSFVYQGQTYHDAVYHPVERLTLAGIINESSNVGMVKSAEKYPVNLRYEYLKKFGIGEPTGIDFPGISSGVLSPASSWDDRTRQTILFGQGYTVNALQLTNIVATIANGGVRMGQSLVASSTDQEGRDTTPQPHAPTRVISKSTSEDMMDMMESVMDEEYANVFKVNGYRLAGKTGTAEVVGSKGGLTQIVGDSSVVIPADDPRFVITVAFMDSSQHGGYATSPVTNPIGEFLMQKYKVPQSTPRKNAISTTW from the coding sequence ATGAGCAAGAAAAAACAGCCATCACCATTCTCGCGGAAACTATCCCGCTTCTGGGAGACCCTGTCCGCAGATAGCCAGGATGCGGCTTACAGCCGGACCTTTCGCAGGCGGACTGTGGTTTTCGGCCTGGCCATCGTCGTCCTCATCGTCGCCCTCATCATCCGTTTGACCTTCGTCCAGTTGGTCGAAGGACCGGCCATCGCCCAAGACGCCATCCAGATGCGTACGGTGGATTACACCGTCCAGGCCCTGCGAGGGACCATCACGGATGTGAACGGGGTGGTCATGGCTCAAAGTCAGCAAAGGTACACCATCTACGCCGACCAGAACGGCGCCCGCAACTTCCAGCCGAAAAAATGCACCGGGGACAACAAGGCTATCTGCCATTCCCTCGACGGCAAGCCCGTGCCTGGGTCCGGTCCCGGCGCCGTGGCCAAGATGCTGGCCCCGGTCCTCAAAATGAACGTCATGGAGCTGGGGGCCAAGCTGGCCGGGGTCAACTCCTACATCGTCCTGAAGAAGAACGTGACCCCGGCGACCAAACGAGCGGTCGACAACCTCCACCTGTCCGGGGTCATAGGGTCCGAACTGACCGTCACCCGTTCCTATCCCAGCGGGGCGACCGCCGGGGCCATCATCGGCGGGGTCAACAACGACGACGTGGGCGTGGCCGGGGTCGAGAAGATGTCGCAGGATTCCCTCAAAGGGGAGAACGGCAAGCAGGTCTACCAGAGGGGGGAAAGCGGGGAGAAGATCCCCGGGACCGAATCGGTCACCAAACCGGCTAAAAACGGGGGCAAAGTCCGTCTGACCATCGACCGCGACGTCCAATGGTTCGTGGAGAAGTCCTTGCAGGACCAGGAGAATAAGATTCACGCCCAATGGGGGATCGTCGTCGTGCAGGAAGTCAAGACCGGCCGTATCCTGGCCGTCGCCGACACCAACCAGTATTCCGCTGGCGGCCCGGACGCCATCCTCAAAGGGTCCCTGTCCATGACGGCCACCTTCGAACCGGGGTCGGTCGGCAAGCTCATCACCTCTTCCGGCCTGATCCAAGAGGGCTTTGCCAAAGGATCCAGCCGTTACACCGTCCCCTACAGCTTCGTCTACCAGGGGCAGACCTACCACGACGCCGTCTACCATCCTGTGGAAAGGCTGACCCTGGCCGGTATCATCAACGAATCCTCCAACGTGGGCATGGTCAAATCAGCCGAGAAGTACCCGGTCAACCTGCGCTACGAATACCTGAAGAAATTCGGCATAGGGGAGCCGACTGGAATCGACTTCCCCGGAATCTCCTCCGGCGTCCTGTCTCCCGCCTCCTCCTGGGACGACCGCACCCGTCAGACCATCCTCTTCGGGCAGGGATACACCGTCAACGCCTTGCAGCTGACCAACATCGTGGCCACCATCGCCAACGGGGGAGTGCGTATGGGGCAGAGCCTGGTCGCTTCCTCCACCGATCAGGAAGGCAGGGACACGACCCCCCAGCCTCATGCCCCCACCCGGGTAATCTCCAAATCCACCTCGGAGGACATGATGGACATGATGGAATCCGTCATGGACGAGGAATACGCCAACGTCTTCAAAGTCAACGGCTACCGTCTGGCGGGCAAGACCGGAACGGCGGAAGTCGTGGGTTCCAAAGGAGGCCTGACCCAGATCGTGGGCGACTCCTCGGTGGTCATCCCGGCCGACGACCCCCGTTTCGTCATCACCGTGGCCTTCATGGATTCCTCCCAGCACGGCGGTTACGCCACCTCTCCGGTGACCAATCCTATTGGTGAATTCCTTATGCAGAAGTACAAGGTTCCCCAGTCCACCCCCCGCAAGAATGCTATAAGTACTACATGGTGA